One segment of Yersinia kristensenii DNA contains the following:
- the envZ gene encoding two-component system sensor histidine kinase EnvZ: MRRWRFSPRSSFARTLLLIVTLLFVSLVTTYLVVLNFAILPSLQQFNKVLAYEVRMLMTDRLQLEDGTLLEVPPAFRREIYRELGISLYTNAAAEESGLRWAQHYKFLSDQMAQQLGGPTDVRVEVNKNSPVVWLKTWLSPDIWVRVPLTEIHQGDFSPLFRYTLAIMLLAVGGAWLFIRIQNRPLVELEHAALQVGKGIIPPPLREYGASEVRSVTRAFNQMAAGVKLLADDRTLLMAGVSHDLRTPLTRIRLATEMMSEADGYLSESINKDIEECNAIIEQFIDYLRTGQEMPTEPSDLNAVLGEVIAAESGYERVIETDLCEGEVIVDIHPLSIKRALANMVVNAARYGNGWIKVSSGTELQRAWFQVEDDGPGIKPEDLKHLFQPFVRGDSARSTSGTGLGLAIVQRIIDAHAGSLDIGTSERGGLRIRAYIPLPLDVKPKPPAVV, from the coding sequence ATGAGGCGATGGCGCTTTTCTCCGCGTAGCTCATTTGCCCGAACCTTATTACTGATTGTGACCTTGCTGTTTGTCAGCTTGGTCACGACGTATTTGGTGGTGCTGAATTTCGCCATTTTGCCCAGTTTGCAGCAGTTTAATAAAGTGTTGGCCTATGAAGTTCGTATGCTGATGACTGACCGGCTGCAACTGGAAGATGGCACGCTACTTGAAGTCCCGCCAGCGTTTCGGCGTGAGATTTACCGTGAATTGGGGATTTCGCTTTATACCAATGCCGCGGCAGAGGAAAGTGGCCTGCGTTGGGCACAGCATTACAAATTTTTGAGTGATCAAATGGCCCAGCAATTAGGTGGGCCAACTGATGTGCGGGTCGAGGTGAACAAAAACTCCCCGGTTGTCTGGCTAAAAACATGGTTGTCGCCGGATATTTGGGTGAGGGTGCCATTAACCGAGATCCATCAGGGCGATTTTTCGCCACTGTTCCGTTATACCTTGGCCATCATGCTACTGGCGGTCGGGGGGGCCTGGCTGTTTATCCGTATTCAGAATCGCCCCTTGGTCGAGCTGGAACACGCGGCTTTACAGGTCGGGAAGGGCATAATTCCGCCGCCTTTACGGGAATATGGCGCTTCAGAAGTGCGTTCTGTGACTCGGGCATTTAACCAAATGGCGGCGGGCGTGAAGCTGCTGGCTGATGACCGCACCTTATTAATGGCCGGGGTCAGCCATGACTTACGCACACCATTGACCCGCATTCGTTTGGCGACGGAAATGATGAGTGAAGCCGACGGCTATCTCTCTGAGTCGATCAATAAAGACATTGAAGAGTGCAATGCCATTATTGAGCAATTTATCGATTATCTGCGCACTGGGCAGGAGATGCCGACCGAACCGAGTGATCTTAATGCGGTATTGGGTGAAGTGATTGCGGCTGAAAGCGGCTATGAGCGGGTGATTGAGACAGATTTATGTGAAGGCGAAGTGATAGTGGATATTCACCCGTTATCCATTAAGCGCGCTTTGGCGAATATGGTGGTGAATGCCGCCCGTTACGGTAATGGCTGGATAAAAGTGAGTAGCGGCACTGAGCTTCAACGCGCCTGGTTCCAAGTGGAAGATGATGGCCCAGGTATCAAGCCAGAAGATTTAAAGCATTTGTTCCAGCCTTTTGTTCGTGGCGATAGCGCCCGCAGTACCAGCGGCACCGGACTAGGATTGGCCATTGTACAGCGGATTATTGATGCGCATGCCGGTTCGTTAGATATCGGCACCAGTGAGCGGGGTGGATTACGGATTCGGGCCTATATCCCGTTGCCGTTGGATGTGAAGCCTAAGCCACCTGCGGTGGTGTGA
- the pckA gene encoding phosphoenolpyruvate carboxykinase (ATP), protein MSVKGITPQELAAYGIHNVSEIVYNPSYDLLFQEETKPTLEGYERGTLTTTGAIAVDTGIFTGRSPKDKYIVRDAITQDTVWWADQGKGKNDNKPLSQETWAHLKGLVTNQLSGKRLFVVDTFCGANADTRLQVRFVTEVAWQAHFVKNMFIRPTDEELAHFEPDFIVMNGAKCTNPNWKEQGLNSENFVAFNLTERMQLIGGTWYGGEMKKGMFSMMNYLLPLKGIASMHCSANVGEKGDVAIFFGLSGTGKTTLSTDPKRKLIGDDEHGWDDDGVFNFEGGCYAKTIKLSEEAEPDIYHAIKRDALLENVVVLPDGTVDFNDGSKTENTRVSYPIYHIENIVKPVSKAGHATKVIFLTADAFGVLPPVSRLTANQTQYHFLSGFTAKLAGTERGVTEPTPTFSACFGAAFLSLHPTQYAEVLVKRMQAVGAQAYLVNTGWNGTGKRISIKDTRAIIDAILNGEIDKAETFTLPIFDLAVPMALPGVDPAILDPRDTYADVAQWQEKAEDLAKRFTTNFDKYTDTPAGAALVSAGPKI, encoded by the coding sequence ATGAGTGTTAAAGGAATTACCCCGCAGGAGCTCGCCGCCTATGGCATCCATAACGTCAGCGAGATTGTTTACAACCCAAGCTATGATTTACTGTTCCAAGAAGAGACTAAACCCACACTCGAAGGATACGAGCGCGGAACCCTCACCACCACAGGAGCGATTGCGGTAGACACCGGTATCTTTACCGGCCGTTCACCCAAAGATAAATATATTGTCCGAGATGCTATCACGCAGGATACCGTGTGGTGGGCTGATCAGGGCAAAGGCAAGAATGATAACAAACCGCTGAGCCAAGAAACCTGGGCCCACCTGAAAGGGTTGGTAACCAATCAGCTGTCTGGCAAGCGCCTATTTGTTGTTGATACATTCTGCGGAGCTAATGCTGACACCCGTCTGCAAGTTCGTTTTGTCACTGAAGTGGCCTGGCAAGCACATTTCGTCAAAAACATGTTTATCCGCCCAACAGATGAAGAACTGGCCCATTTCGAGCCTGACTTTATCGTCATGAATGGCGCTAAATGCACTAACCCGAACTGGAAAGAGCAAGGTCTGAATTCAGAGAACTTTGTTGCCTTTAACCTGACAGAACGTATGCAGCTAATTGGCGGCACATGGTATGGCGGCGAAATGAAGAAAGGTATGTTCTCAATGATGAACTACCTGCTGCCATTGAAAGGCATTGCTTCCATGCATTGCTCGGCTAACGTCGGCGAAAAAGGCGATGTTGCTATCTTCTTCGGCTTATCCGGTACCGGTAAAACCACCCTGTCTACTGACCCGAAACGCAAGTTGATCGGCGATGACGAACATGGCTGGGATGATGACGGCGTATTTAACTTTGAAGGTGGCTGCTACGCCAAAACCATCAAATTATCCGAAGAAGCAGAACCCGATATTTATCATGCAATTAAGCGCGATGCTTTGCTGGAAAACGTGGTGGTACTGCCAGATGGTACTGTTGATTTCAATGACGGTTCCAAAACTGAAAACACCCGTGTTTCTTACCCTATTTACCACATTGAAAATATCGTCAAACCCGTCTCTAAAGCGGGCCATGCCACCAAGGTCATTTTCCTGACGGCTGATGCTTTTGGCGTATTACCGCCGGTATCGCGCCTGACGGCAAATCAAACTCAGTATCACTTCCTGTCAGGCTTTACGGCCAAACTGGCGGGTACTGAGCGCGGTGTCACCGAGCCGACTCCGACCTTCTCTGCGTGTTTTGGTGCCGCATTCTTGTCACTGCATCCAACACAATACGCAGAAGTGCTGGTGAAACGGATGCAAGCAGTGGGCGCACAAGCCTATCTGGTCAACACCGGTTGGAATGGGACGGGCAAACGTATTTCCATCAAAGATACCCGCGCTATCATTGACGCCATTCTGAATGGTGAGATTGATAAGGCCGAAACCTTTACCTTACCTATCTTTGATCTGGCGGTACCGATGGCATTACCGGGCGTCGACCCTGCTATCCTCGACCCACGCGACACCTATGCGGATGTCGCGCAGTGGCAAGAGAAAGCAGAAGACTTAGCGAAGCGTTTTACCACCAACTTCGATAAGTATACCGATACTCCAGCCGGGGCAGCGCTAGTCAGCGCAGGGCCAAAAATCTGA
- a CDS encoding Tex family protein — protein sequence MNEQLSSIIASEIQARPEQVSAAIRLLDEGNTVPFISRYRKEVTGGLDDTQLRQLESRLGYLRELEDRRQTILKSIEDQGKLTEQLAGAINGTMSKTELEDLYLPYKPKRRTRGQIAIEAGLEPLADSLWHDPQQDPEQVALAFVDAEKGVADTKAALDGARYILMERFAEDATLLAKVRQYLWKNAHLVAKVVEGKEQEGAKFRDYFDHHEPIAQVPSHRALAMFRGRNEGVLQLALNPDPQFDEPPRESQGEQIIINHLDLRLNNAPADSWRKAVVNWTWRIKVLMHLETELMSTLRERAEDEAINVFARNMQDLLMAAPAGMRATMGLDPGLRTGVKVAVVDATGKLVAFDTIYPHTGQAAKAAAVVAALCIKHQVELVAIGNGTASRETERFFTELQQQYPAVTAQKVIVSEAGASVYSASELAALEFPDLDVSIRGAVSIARRLQDPLAELVKIDPKSIGVGQYQHDVSQSQLAKKLDAVVEDCVNAVGVDLNTASVPLLTRVAGLTRMMAQNIVNWRDENGRFHNREQLLKVSRLGPKAFEQCAGFLRINHGDNPLDASTVHPEAYPIVERILAATEQALQDLMGNATALRNLNARDFTTEKFGVPTVTDILRELEKPGRDPRPEFKTATFAEGVETLNDLTPGMILEGSVTNVTNFGAFVDIGVHQDGLVHISSLADKFVDDPHKVVKAGDIVKVKVMEVDLQRKRIALTMRLDEQPGESGSRRGNSGENRANANNASNNSRGASRPRNNNESNSRPAAKGRADSNNSSNNSAMSDALAAAFKKR from the coding sequence ATGAATGAACAACTGAGCAGCATTATTGCAAGCGAAATACAGGCGCGACCGGAGCAAGTTAGTGCCGCGATACGTCTGCTGGATGAAGGTAATACCGTGCCCTTTATTTCACGGTATCGTAAGGAAGTTACCGGCGGATTGGATGATACCCAGCTGCGCCAGTTGGAAAGCCGTTTGGGTTATCTACGCGAACTTGAAGACCGCCGCCAAACCATTCTTAAATCAATTGAAGATCAGGGCAAACTCACCGAGCAGCTAGCCGGTGCCATTAACGGCACCATGAGTAAAACCGAGCTAGAAGATTTATATCTTCCTTATAAGCCCAAGCGCCGCACCCGTGGGCAGATTGCTATTGAAGCGGGTCTGGAACCCTTGGCCGACAGTTTATGGCATGACCCCCAGCAAGACCCAGAACAGGTTGCGCTCGCTTTTGTCGATGCTGAAAAAGGCGTGGCGGATACCAAAGCGGCACTGGATGGCGCACGCTACATCCTGATGGAGCGTTTTGCGGAAGATGCAACATTGTTGGCAAAAGTGCGCCAATATTTGTGGAAAAACGCCCATTTGGTAGCAAAAGTGGTGGAAGGCAAAGAGCAGGAAGGCGCTAAATTCCGCGATTACTTCGATCACCACGAACCTATCGCCCAAGTCCCTTCTCACCGCGCACTGGCGATGTTCCGTGGCCGTAATGAAGGTGTGCTGCAACTGGCGCTAAATCCCGATCCCCAGTTTGACGAGCCGCCTCGCGAGAGTCAGGGCGAACAGATTATTATCAATCATCTGGATCTGCGTCTGAATAATGCACCGGCAGACAGCTGGCGCAAAGCGGTAGTCAACTGGACCTGGCGTATTAAGGTGTTGATGCATCTTGAAACCGAGTTGATGAGCACCTTGCGCGAGCGGGCCGAAGACGAAGCTATCAATGTATTCGCCCGTAACATGCAAGATTTGCTGATGGCGGCACCGGCAGGGATGCGCGCCACCATGGGCCTCGATCCGGGCCTGCGCACCGGGGTAAAAGTGGCGGTGGTGGACGCTACTGGCAAGCTGGTCGCCTTCGATACCATTTACCCTCATACCGGACAGGCTGCAAAAGCCGCCGCCGTGGTGGCCGCCCTGTGCATCAAACATCAGGTTGAGCTGGTGGCGATTGGTAACGGCACCGCCTCACGGGAAACCGAGCGCTTCTTTACCGAGCTGCAACAGCAGTACCCGGCAGTAACCGCGCAGAAAGTGATTGTCAGTGAAGCCGGGGCGTCAGTCTATTCGGCCTCGGAACTGGCGGCACTGGAATTCCCGGATCTGGATGTTTCCATCCGTGGCGCGGTCTCTATTGCCCGCCGGTTGCAAGATCCGTTGGCCGAACTGGTTAAGATCGACCCGAAATCCATTGGAGTCGGCCAATATCAGCATGACGTCAGCCAAAGCCAATTGGCGAAAAAGCTGGATGCGGTGGTAGAAGACTGCGTAAACGCCGTGGGAGTCGATTTGAACACTGCGTCCGTGCCATTGCTGACCCGAGTCGCCGGTTTGACCCGTATGATGGCGCAAAATATTGTGAACTGGCGTGATGAAAATGGCCGCTTCCATAACCGCGAGCAATTACTGAAAGTCAGCCGCTTAGGGCCGAAAGCTTTCGAACAGTGCGCGGGCTTCTTGCGGATTAACCACGGAGATAACCCGCTGGATGCTTCAACGGTGCATCCGGAAGCCTATCCGATTGTCGAGCGCATTTTAGCCGCCACCGAGCAAGCTTTGCAGGATTTAATGGGCAATGCCACGGCCTTGCGTAACCTTAATGCTCGCGATTTCACCACCGAGAAATTTGGTGTACCGACGGTCACTGATATCTTGCGCGAGCTAGAGAAACCGGGCCGAGACCCCCGCCCTGAGTTTAAAACGGCGACCTTTGCCGAGGGCGTGGAAACACTGAATGACCTGACGCCGGGTATGATCCTCGAAGGCTCAGTGACAAACGTGACTAACTTTGGTGCCTTCGTCGATATCGGCGTTCATCAGGATGGTCTGGTGCATATTTCCTCACTGGCAGATAAATTTGTCGATGACCCGCACAAGGTGGTGAAAGCCGGTGATATCGTCAAAGTTAAAGTCATGGAAGTGGATTTGCAGCGCAAACGTATTGCTCTGACGATGCGTCTTGATGAGCAGCCGGGTGAAAGCGGTTCACGCCGGGGCAATAGCGGTGAAAACCGTGCCAACGCCAATAACGCCAGTAATAACAGCCGCGGTGCCAGCCGGCCACGGAATAATAATGAATCCAATAGCCGCCCAGCCGCCAAAGGGCGTGCAGACAGCAACAATTCCAGCAACAATAGCGCCATGAGTGACGCGCTGGCTGCGGCATTTAAAAAACGCTGA
- the feoB gene encoding Fe(2+) transporter permease subunit FeoB, with protein MKTLTIGLIGNPNAGKTTLFNQLTGARQRVGNWAGVTVERKEGHFSTTQHQVTLVDLPGTYSLTTISEQTSLDEQIACHYILSGEADLLINVVDAANLERNLYLTLQLIELGIPCIVALNMLDIAKSQHIDIDIAALSQQLGCPVIPLISTRGQGINELKTSIDEFQPVTFKALINYPPVLLHEVDKLVQEMPESWPVQQRRWLSLQILEGDIYSLARAGIAAPRLELARENLRQNQHEDPELVIADARYQSIARICDIVGNSQQAEPNRLTQALDKVILNRWLGVPIFLFVMYLMFVLAINIGGALQPIFDIGSAAIFIQGIQWVGYTLHFPQWLTIFLAQGVGGGINTVLPLVPQIGMMYLFLSFLEDSGYMARAAFVMDRLMQALGLPGKSFVPLIVGFGCNVPSIMGARTLDAQRERLITIMMAPFMSCGARLAIFAVFAAAFFGQDGASIVFSLYLLGIAVAILTGLVLKYTIMRGEASPFVMELPVYHVPHLKSLLLQTWQRLKGFVLRAGKVIVIASIFIGGLNSFSFNGKAVDSINDSALASVSKVLTPLLAPMGIHEDNWQATVGLVTGAMAKEVVVGTLNTLYTAEQIKNEPFDAESFNLWGELAGAVDTTLQGLKETFSLSVLSNPIEASKGDGEMAAGSMGIMSSKFGSSISAYSYLIFVLLYVPCVSVMGAIARETSRGWMTFSILWGLNVAYSLATLFYQAATFQDHPQQSLTIIALVIIINALILLGLRRARSRVTVRLQNNTPTSSCCQRSGNDCH; from the coding sequence ATGAAAACACTCACCATTGGCCTAATTGGCAACCCCAATGCGGGTAAAACCACCCTTTTCAACCAGTTAACTGGCGCCCGCCAGAGAGTCGGTAACTGGGCCGGGGTCACTGTCGAGCGCAAAGAGGGGCACTTCAGCACCACGCAGCACCAAGTGACTTTGGTTGACCTGCCGGGAACCTACTCACTAACGACTATTTCAGAACAAACCTCGCTGGATGAGCAAATTGCCTGCCACTATATTTTGAGCGGCGAAGCTGACCTGCTGATTAACGTGGTGGATGCAGCCAACCTGGAGCGCAATCTCTACCTGACATTGCAACTGATAGAGTTAGGCATCCCCTGTATCGTGGCACTGAATATGCTGGATATTGCCAAAAGCCAGCACATTGATATTGATATTGCAGCACTTTCTCAGCAATTGGGCTGCCCGGTTATCCCGCTTATCTCCACCCGTGGGCAGGGTATCAATGAATTAAAAACGAGCATTGATGAGTTTCAGCCCGTCACCTTTAAAGCTTTGATTAACTACCCGCCAGTGCTACTCCACGAAGTGGATAAGTTGGTGCAGGAAATGCCAGAATCTTGGCCGGTTCAGCAACGCCGCTGGCTGTCACTGCAAATCTTGGAAGGGGATATTTACAGCCTGGCGCGTGCAGGTATCGCAGCACCACGCCTTGAGCTGGCGCGGGAAAACCTGCGGCAAAATCAGCACGAAGACCCGGAACTGGTGATCGCCGATGCCCGCTATCAAAGTATTGCCCGTATCTGCGATATCGTCGGCAACTCACAGCAAGCCGAACCCAACCGCCTGACACAAGCACTCGACAAAGTGATCCTGAACCGCTGGTTGGGCGTGCCTATCTTCTTGTTTGTCATGTATTTAATGTTCGTCTTGGCCATTAATATCGGCGGGGCGTTACAACCGATATTTGATATCGGCTCTGCGGCCATTTTTATTCAAGGGATACAATGGGTTGGCTATACGCTGCATTTCCCGCAGTGGCTCACTATCTTCCTGGCCCAAGGGGTCGGCGGCGGGATAAACACCGTGCTGCCGCTGGTGCCACAAATTGGCATGATGTATTTATTCCTCTCTTTTTTGGAAGACTCCGGCTATATGGCCCGTGCCGCGTTCGTCATGGACCGGTTGATGCAGGCGCTAGGGTTACCGGGCAAATCTTTTGTGCCGCTAATTGTTGGCTTTGGCTGCAATGTACCGTCGATTATGGGCGCACGCACCTTGGATGCTCAACGCGAGCGCTTGATAACTATCATGATGGCACCGTTTATGTCCTGTGGCGCACGGCTGGCTATATTTGCGGTATTTGCCGCCGCATTCTTCGGCCAGGACGGAGCCAGTATCGTCTTTTCTCTCTATTTACTGGGGATTGCCGTCGCCATCCTCACCGGATTGGTATTGAAATACACCATCATGCGCGGTGAAGCATCACCCTTTGTGATGGAATTACCGGTTTACCATGTGCCACATCTCAAAAGTCTGTTATTACAAACTTGGCAACGGCTGAAAGGATTTGTCCTGCGCGCCGGGAAAGTCATTGTTATCGCAAGTATTTTTATTGGCGGACTGAACAGTTTTTCTTTCAACGGCAAAGCCGTAGACAGTATTAATGACTCGGCGCTGGCTTCTGTCAGTAAAGTATTAACGCCGTTGCTGGCCCCAATGGGGATCCATGAGGATAACTGGCAAGCCACTGTGGGGTTAGTCACCGGGGCCATGGCCAAAGAAGTGGTGGTAGGGACACTGAATACCCTTTACACCGCCGAGCAAATTAAAAATGAACCTTTTGATGCTGAAAGCTTTAATTTATGGGGTGAATTGGCCGGAGCGGTTGATACTACCTTGCAGGGGTTAAAAGAGACCTTTAGCCTCAGTGTGTTATCCAACCCTATTGAAGCCAGTAAAGGTGACGGCGAAATGGCGGCCGGTTCGATGGGGATAATGAGTAGCAAGTTTGGCTCCAGTATTTCAGCCTACAGCTACCTGATTTTCGTCTTATTGTATGTGCCTTGTGTCTCGGTGATGGGAGCCATTGCGCGGGAAACCAGCCGCGGCTGGATGACCTTCTCAATACTGTGGGGACTGAATGTGGCTTACTCACTGGCAACCTTGTTCTATCAAGCCGCCACTTTCCAGGATCATCCACAACAGAGTCTTACCATTATCGCATTGGTTATTATTATTAATGCTTTGATCTTGTTGGGTTTGCGCCGTGCACGTAGCCGGGTCACGGTGAGATTACAAAATAACACCCCCACCAGCAGTTGTTGCCAGCGTTCTGGCAATGACTGTCACTGA
- the ompR gene encoding two-component system response regulator OmpR, with translation MQENHKILVVDDDMRLRALLERYLTEQGFQVRSVANAEQMDRLLTRESFHLMVLDLMLPGEDGLSICRRLRSQSNPMPIIMVTAKGEEVDRIVGLEIGADDYIPKPFNPRELLARIRAVLRRQANELPGAPSQEEAIIAFGKFKLNLGTREMFREDEPMPLTSGEFAVLKALVSHPREPLSRDKLMNLARGREYSAMERSIDVQISRLRRMVEEDPAHPRYIQTVWGLGYVFVPDGSKA, from the coding sequence ATGCAAGAGAATCACAAGATTCTGGTCGTTGATGACGATATGCGCCTGCGTGCGCTATTAGAACGTTACCTGACAGAGCAAGGTTTCCAGGTGCGCAGTGTTGCCAATGCTGAACAGATGGATCGCTTGCTGACCCGTGAGTCTTTCCATCTGATGGTACTTGACCTGATGTTACCAGGGGAAGATGGCCTGTCTATCTGCCGCCGTCTGCGCAGCCAAAGTAACCCAATGCCTATCATCATGGTGACGGCAAAGGGCGAGGAAGTTGACCGTATCGTCGGGCTGGAGATTGGTGCAGACGACTATATTCCGAAGCCATTCAATCCCCGCGAATTGCTGGCCCGCATCCGTGCAGTATTGCGCCGTCAGGCCAACGAGCTACCGGGCGCACCTTCCCAAGAAGAAGCAATTATTGCCTTTGGTAAGTTCAAACTTAACCTCGGGACTCGCGAGATGTTCCGTGAAGATGAGCCTATGCCATTGACTAGCGGCGAGTTTGCGGTGCTGAAAGCCCTGGTCAGTCATCCACGTGAGCCATTATCGCGCGATAAACTGATGAACCTGGCGCGTGGCCGTGAATACAGTGCTATGGAGCGTTCTATCGACGTACAGATTTCACGTCTACGCCGCATGGTAGAAGAAGATCCAGCACACCCGCGTTATATCCAAACCGTATGGGGTTTGGGCTATGTATTTGTGCCGGACGGCAGTAAAGCATGA
- a CDS encoding YdgH/BhsA/McbA-like domain containing protein, with amino-acid sequence MNLLKNLAVALVVTGVSFGAMAAKEITKEEAKNYEKIGTISTSGEATSPMDVKQELSKLADEKGGKYYVIIAEREKKKFDADAEVYK; translated from the coding sequence ATGAATTTATTGAAAAATCTGGCGGTAGCTCTGGTGGTGACAGGGGTTTCTTTTGGCGCGATGGCGGCTAAAGAAATTACTAAAGAAGAAGCTAAAAATTACGAAAAGATTGGCACAATCTCGACTTCGGGTGAAGCAACATCGCCAATGGATGTGAAGCAGGAGCTGTCAAAACTGGCAGACGAGAAAGGCGGTAAATATTATGTGATTATTGCTGAGCGCGAGAAGAAGAAGTTTGATGCTGATGCAGAAGTTTATAAATAA
- a CDS encoding FeoC-like transcriptional regulator, producing the protein MASLVQLRDAIALSGSTDAKQLSHQLALPLPLVEAMLEKLTAIGKIERIEQDNSGCMSGSCKSCPEGKSQCNTVIYQLKKHH; encoded by the coding sequence ATGGCAAGTCTGGTGCAATTGCGCGATGCAATCGCCCTCAGCGGCAGTACCGATGCCAAGCAACTAAGCCACCAATTGGCGCTGCCTTTACCTTTGGTTGAGGCCATGCTGGAAAAGTTAACCGCGATTGGCAAGATTGAACGCATTGAGCAAGATAATAGCGGGTGTATGAGTGGCAGTTGCAAGAGTTGCCCTGAGGGCAAGAGTCAATGTAACACAGTGATTTATCAGTTAAAAAAACATCATTAA
- the greB gene encoding transcription elongation factor GreB — protein sequence MAKSNYITREGWQALDRELHYLWREERPIVTQAVSEAAAMGDRSENAEYIYGKKRLREIDRRVRFLTKRLEVLKVVDPDPRQEGKVYFGAWVRVENESEEQRIFRLVGPDEFDPAKKWISIDSPVARALIGKQVDDEVTVQTPNGEATYWILEIRYRPFDESVDN from the coding sequence ATGGCTAAAAGTAATTATATTACCCGCGAGGGCTGGCAGGCGCTGGATCGTGAGCTGCATTATCTGTGGCGAGAAGAGCGGCCGATAGTGACCCAAGCCGTGTCTGAAGCCGCCGCCATGGGTGACCGCTCGGAAAATGCTGAATATATCTATGGCAAGAAGCGCCTGCGGGAAATTGATCGCCGGGTGCGTTTTCTGACCAAGCGCCTTGAAGTGCTGAAAGTTGTCGATCCAGACCCACGCCAGGAAGGGAAAGTCTATTTTGGTGCTTGGGTGCGGGTCGAAAATGAATCAGAAGAACAGCGCATTTTCCGTTTAGTCGGGCCGGATGAGTTTGACCCCGCGAAAAAATGGATTTCTATTGATTCGCCAGTGGCCCGTGCCTTAATCGGCAAACAGGTGGATGATGAAGTGACAGTCCAAACACCAAATGGCGAAGCAACCTACTGGATTTTAGAGATTCGCTACCGCCCATTTGACGAAAGTGTTGATAATTAA
- the hslO gene encoding Hsp33 family molecular chaperone HslO: MSNHDQSNHDQLHRYLFANHAVRGELVSVNETYQQVLANHDYPPAVQKLLGEMLVATSLLTATLKFDGDITVQLQGGEGPLSLAVINGNNQQEMRGVARFKGEISDESTLKEMMGNSGYLVITITPAQGERYQGVVALEGETIAACLENYFMQSEQLPTRLFIRTGSVEGKAAAGGMLLQVLPAQERNEDEFDHLAQLTTTIKAEELFTLPANEVLYRLYHQEEVTLYEPQNVSFRCTCSRERCADALVTLSEDDVKEMLELDGNIDMNCEYCGTHYLFDAVDIAALKSGNSPSPEQIH; the protein is encoded by the coding sequence ATGTCTAATCACGACCAGTCTAATCACGACCAATTACACCGCTATCTGTTCGCTAACCATGCGGTGCGCGGTGAACTGGTTTCAGTTAATGAAACCTATCAGCAGGTATTAGCCAATCATGATTATCCACCCGCGGTACAAAAACTGTTGGGCGAAATGTTGGTCGCGACCAGTCTACTGACGGCTACCCTCAAATTTGACGGTGATATCACGGTGCAATTGCAGGGCGGCGAGGGCCCGCTATCACTGGCGGTGATTAACGGCAATAACCAGCAAGAAATGCGCGGTGTCGCTCGCTTTAAAGGCGAGATAAGTGATGAAAGTACCCTAAAAGAGATGATGGGCAACAGTGGTTATCTGGTGATAACTATCACGCCAGCGCAAGGGGAGCGCTATCAAGGCGTCGTGGCATTGGAGGGTGAAACCATCGCCGCCTGTCTGGAAAATTACTTTATGCAGTCTGAACAGCTTCCTACCCGCCTGTTTATCCGCACGGGTAGTGTGGAGGGTAAAGCTGCCGCAGGCGGTATGTTGCTGCAAGTTCTGCCAGCACAAGAGCGCAATGAAGATGAGTTTGATCATCTGGCACAACTGACCACCACCATTAAAGCTGAGGAGTTATTCACCCTGCCGGCCAATGAGGTGCTGTATCGGTTATATCATCAGGAAGAAGTGACGCTTTATGAACCACAAAATGTCAGTTTCCGCTGTACTTGTTCCCGCGAACGTTGTGCCGATGCATTAGTGACGTTATCCGAAGATGACGTTAAAGAGATGCTCGAACTGGACGGCAATATTGATATGAATTGCGAGTATTGCGGCACTCACTACCTGTTTGACGCGGTCGATATCGCGGCATTAAAAAGCGGCAATAGCCCATCACCAGAACAAATTCATTAA
- the feoA gene encoding ferrous iron transporter A: MHLIPQRSYKIIGFSPEISPAYRQKLLSLGMLPGSSFNVVRLAPLGDPIQIETRRVSLVLRKKDLDLLTLDLQP, encoded by the coding sequence ATGCACTTGATCCCACAGCGTTCCTACAAAATTATTGGTTTCTCACCTGAAATTAGCCCAGCTTACCGGCAAAAGTTGTTGTCTCTGGGTATGTTACCCGGCTCTTCATTTAATGTTGTTCGCCTTGCGCCCTTAGGTGACCCTATTCAGATAGAAACTCGTCGGGTCAGTCTGGTGCTCCGTAAAAAAGATTTAGATTTACTGACACTCGACCTACAACCCTAA